The DNA region CGGCGACGTGCCCGTCTATACCGGCGGGCGGGAGTTGCTCGCCACGCTGACGGGCTATGTCTTGACGCGCGGAGTGTTGTGTGCCATGCGTCGCCCCACGTCCCGCACGGTGGAAGACACATGTCGGGATGCCCGGCGCATCGTCGTCATCGACGGTGTGGTGGACACTACGAACATTGGTGCCATTTTTCGTTCGGCGGCCGCCCTCGGGATGGATGCTGTGTTGCTGACGCGTAACTCTTGCGATCCGTTGAACCGTCGTGCGGTCAGGGTGTCCATGGGTTCGGTTTTCTTGGTTCCCTGGACGTGGCTGGACGGCACTCTCCGTGATCTGGCACGCTACGGCTTCCGCACCGCCGCCATGGCACTTACGGACGATTCTATCTCCATTGCCGATCCTGTCTTGACGTCCGAACCCCGGCTGGCCATCGTGATGGGAACGGAGGGGGAGGGGCTTCCACCCGATACGATTGCAGCGGCGGACTATGTAGTCCGTATCCCGATGGCGCATGGGGTCGATTCGCTCAATGTGGCGGCGGCGGCGGCCGTGGCGTTTTGGCAACTTAGGATTACGGATTAAACACTATTGTTTTTTATTTCGATATAGATAATCTTCGGATGTATAAGAGTTACTTGCGGATAAATATTTCTAAGGAAGAAATTCCATGTGGCTGTTGGATGTATAGAGAGGAAGAGTATGATCGTAAGGAGTCTAAAAGAGAAACTTGGTGCATTATCAAAGTATGAGCCACTAGATTAAAATACCATTCCTCGCTCTTTCTATAAGCGTGAAATGGTTTTTGTTATTCAGCGCGTAATGTTGAGAATTCTTGTTTTTTTAATTGGTAATTTATTATAGGTTACTTGCCGATGCAACATATTAGACCAGTTGACTACCAATGTTTTATAAATAAAATGGTAGAAAAGTCCGTTTTGCACTTCTTTTTCTTCGCTGAACGAGTACAAAATTAGTGCATTTTTTCGGATTATGAAAGCAAGTGAAAAACTTTGTGTGAAATCATTTTTGAAGGGCTGATTTGAGGTGTATTTGGGGATATATGGAATGTGTTGCATCGCATTTTGTTGGTGGTGATGTTCGTGGTTATTTTGTTGACAATTTCTCCAAGGTTGAAGATGATGTAGCGTATTATAACGGTGCTGACCAAAAGAAAAAATAGTTTGCTTGCCGAATGTTTTTCTTTCTCCCTCTTTTTAACTTTACTTTAATGGACGTATATATGAATACGAGGATAAAGTAAAGTCGTTTTTTCTTTTGGTTGGCAAAATAGTTTTATCAAATCCTATGAAACAATGGTTGAAAATAAAACCGTTATAGGTGTCCTTCACTTATAACAGTTTAAAATGTAACTGTTA from Bacteroides sp. MSB163 includes:
- a CDS encoding TrmH family RNA methyltransferase translates to MPIIEISSLSHPGIEVFSTLTEAQLRNRIEPDKGLFIAESPKVIRVALDVGYEPLALLCERKHITGDAADIISRCGDVPVYTGGRELLATLTGYVLTRGVLCAMRRPTSRTVEDTCRDARRIVVIDGVVDTTNIGAIFRSAAALGMDAVLLTRNSCDPLNRRAVRVSMGSVFLVPWTWLDGTLRDLARYGFRTAAMALTDDSISIADPVLTSEPRLAIVMGTEGEGLPPDTIAAADYVVRIPMAHGVDSLNVAAAAAVAFWQLRITD